The Quercus lobata isolate SW786 chromosome 4, ValleyOak3.0 Primary Assembly, whole genome shotgun sequence genome segment AAACACCCACATTTTATCAATACTTGACAACTTGTATTAGTTTTTTAATCAGTACGTGtgttagcttcttttttttataactatttagttttttttttttaataattatcaGTACGTGgggtattttttaaaaataataatagtattaaaaaaaataaacgtGTAGTTGCTTTGAATAAGTGGGTTAGTGGGAGAATattcctattttgtaggtaatATTTTAATGCAAGttagacatgtatttttactacattatcttttagttttatctctACTTAAACTTAGAAAAATGGAGgaattttgaaaccaaaaaaaaatccaataataaAGATGTAGTTGCTTTGAAAAAGTGAGTTAGTAGGAGAATGTTCCTATTTtataggcaatattttagtgcaagataaacatgtgattttattaaattatcttttagttttttctctatttaaacttggaaaaaattcggggtattttgaagaaaaaaaaaatttctggtcCAAACAGATGcagattgaaaattaaaaaaggaaaaaatttaaaaaaaatatttggcaatTCTTATTAACGAACTTGTATGTCTGCAAAGCAATGCAATTTCATCTCCGTCTATTACGCCATTCtttcaaattgaaaatctcCCAAAAAGCTTGAAACTTGGGTGAAGCAGCAGcaaagggagaaagaaagaaggataGCTATGTCAGACTATCTCCCAGAGGAAGTGGTGCTGGAGATATTGCACAGAGTACCTGTCAAATCCCTAATTCGATTCAGGTGCGTTTCAAAATCATGGAACTCCCTAATCACAAACCCTAATTTCATCAATTCCCACCTCACTCAATCACTCTCACTTTCCCCCAATTCCAACAAATTAATTGTTAGGCACTGCACTTCTAGACCCAATATAGAGCACTACAAATTGTTTCACGATAACAATGACTCCTCATTTGAGCAAATTCAACAGCTTGAGTTCCCACTAACCACTCGTCGTATCCACCATTTTATGCTAGTCGGTTACGTGAATGGGTTGTTCAGTTTCCACGAACAAGACCGCTTTATTCTTTGGAATCCCTCTGTTAGAAAATTCATTACGCTTCCCAAGCCTCGCATTAGCGCCAAGACTCACGGCCATGTTTCCACTCATCTAGCATTGGGGTTTGATCCGAAAACCAATGACTATAAAGTGGTGAGCCTTGCCTTTCCGTGTAGCAGTCATCGCCTGCCAGAGATACCTATGGTTGAGGTTTACTCTCTAAGTCAGGGCTCTTGGAGAATAACTAATGCTGGCGACTCATTTCCGCCTTGGACTAGTTTTAACAATTACTTGGTTCCAGAAGCTTCTTTGAATGGGGCTGTACATTTTGCAGCCCATCATGGCAATACCTTGAGTCCTTTAGTTTTATCGTTTGATTTGGGTGACGAGGCTTTTCGTGTGATTTCGGTGCCAAATGGTGCTTTCAGTGGGAGGGATGATGTTCATACCTCAGTACTTGGGGGATTGCTTTCGCTGTTATGTCATGATGCTCATAAGGATACAGTTAATAAGCGTTGTTCCATTTGGGTGATGAAAGAGTATGGCGTCGTTGATTCTTGGACTAAACTGTTCACTGTTGATCTCAACGGAGAAATTGTGAGGGTATTAGGTCTGCGGAAGAATGGACATATATTAGTACATACAAACGTACCAGGTGATTGGGAGCTCTCTTCATATGACCCTGTGAGCCAACAAGTTAAGAAGTTGGGGATTTGTGGGAGGCAATACTATTTTTGTGTTGATAATTACATGGAGAACCTTGTCTTACTTGACAAACCAAATGATGTAGTTTCCAGAAGGGGCAGGAAGAGGAAATGCAGGTAAAATCTTCATTCTACTCAAAATTTCAGCAGTTATGTTCGTTAGTTCTATCTCGTTTTTGTTATTGTGTGGTTGTAAGTATATATTAAGTTTCAAATCTCAATAATACTGCTCTTGGGTGCTAATTTGTTCCTGAATGGCTACAAAGACTagtcaaatttattaaatattttttttgtgataattttgATTATGAGATTAGCATTTGCAAATTAGAAACAGTAAATATAAATGAAAGACTGATGTTACTATCTTTCTGTATCTGCTAAACTCGTCACATCTAATCCATATTCAATCTGAAAATGTGTTTTACTTTTCCTGTTCCATTAGACTTTCTGAGATTTTTCCGTTATGGTTTGTCATTGCCTTCTGAACTTTGTTTTGTACTCGTCATATTGTTTTGCATCAATGCAAATTCAACAAGGTATTGGTTCAGGCCAAGCATGTTAAAGTTGTTGTAACCATGTAACTGCAGATAGACTGGTAGAGTCATGACGtttgtcatgggttttgattgatttaatGAATTATGTTGTCTTGATTGTGGGAGTTGCATCAGGGTGAGTGACATAACAAAGCTAAGTTTTGCATGACTGAATATTCAGCATGACTGAATATCTCTTTGATAGGTAAAAGAAATGGAATTAATGCAAGGTAATGCATAGAACTCAATAACTCTATTGAGGATAGAACATAGATTTGTATGAAGAATCAAAATGGTTGGACAGGTTAAGGAAGATGAAAGTCAGAAAATTTATCGGGTTTGGTGGAATACTGGAATTTTTATTAAAGTCTTGGGTGGTATGGGCATAGGATAGTCGATTAATTTTTAATCAGGattttaaatgctaaaaaaggCCTGACAAGTGGAGgaaaaatacttttttcatAAGTAAATATTTCTTTAATGAAACATAAAGGGTGTAGCCATGTACAGTGTGGAGGAAAAGCACTTTAATTCCCACATATTAGAACAAAAGAGATATCCAAAGCCATATGAATTATTGTAATATTAAGTCACACAATAAAACTTTGGGAGAGTGATTGAATATCTGTTAAGACGTTAAAAAATAGTATTGgcattaattagttttttttggataagttttgGCCCCAAGGGTTGGCAATTGTATTGGAAAAATCAATATAGTTTTGTGTCAGGACAATGCCATTGGacaaaatttgtagagagctttgataccaatttaaTTCAGGATTTCTTAGAAATCCAGCACTGCCACTTcatttgtttcaatggaaaGTCTTTTGGAAAATTACTCCTTTTGTGGAAAACTGACTCATTTAACTATGTTTGGTTGTGAACATGAAAATGAGCCAGGAAATTGGCTTGCATGGAAAATCGTATATATTTCttgtaatttcaaataattctatgaacaaaaagtttcatttatgaaaataattctagagagagagaatgggggTGATGAGAGGTAAGTTCCCATtggaagaggttttttttttttttttttaaattattttttctgttgGTGTGAAGTTTATTTTTGTGGTCTATTGAGCGTGTAACATTGTCGAAAACATTTTCCCTACTATTGGACTTATTTTTTGTTGACTTGTGTTTTGCCAtaccaaaatatcaaaaaattcagaaaacaTTTCCCTTTGATATGGATGGAATGTAAATTATAGCTCTTGGTAAGTTCTTGTTTGGAACAACTAGTGGAGGAGGAAGTCCATTGTGGAATAttagttttagttttcaatttaaTGATTGAGAACTGGAGTGAATTGAGTCTTTCTTTAACATCCATTATTCCTTAAAACCCATTCAACCACTTCAGTAAATAGGTTTTGAAGAATTTATTAAGAAAGAGTTTATTCAAAGGACATCAAATAGGGAGAAGGATTTTATTGGAGGTGGCTTTAACGATCATGTTGTGATAGATGGTTGGCGAATTGAAAGAGTACATGGAGGGCAGGGATATTAAATAAGACATAAGGTGCTTTAAGCAGTCTTCATTCTCTACTATGCTGGATTTCTTGGACAAATGTATTTTTCAATGACTCTGTCATGAACCTTGAACGCTACCCGTGAACAGTGGTTgcattgttttttttgttttgttttgcttttttttagataagtaatagtagttttattgatgaaaataCTCACTATGATGAACACAAAAGtatcttaaaaaattacaaaaactgcATTGCTTTTCTTCTcccttgaatatatatatatatatatatatatcttgattTCATATGGATGAAAACTTGGTTGAAGAGGAGGGAGTCACACTTATCTTTAACATGGATTCAAACATTAGTTAGGTAAATTTAATTGTTATTCCAAAGGTTGATAGGGGATgttgtaaatattttaaagtaataTCAAAAGAAGGCGTAACCACACAATATGGGTTGGTGACGCTTGATGTTTGTATTGAtagaaaagaaaggataaaGGTGGGGGAAACACAAGAATTAGGTGCTCGAAGTTGAAGGAGATAAGTTAGTTCTGCATAAAAACAGAATGGTCTAAGAAGGCAATGAGGACTTGGGTGAACATGTTTATAAAATTTGggatacatatataataaaatgtttataaaatttggaaTGAAATGGTTTGCTGTACTATAAGAGTGGCCAAAGAGGTACTTGTAGAATCTATAGGATGCATGCCATCATCCAAGAAGTTTTGGTGTTAGAATGAAGAGGTTTAGACAACAATTTCGTAAAGAGAGATAATTATTTAAGTTCACTACACACATAAATTAGGAAGGCTTATGCAAAATACAATATGGTGAAGAAGGGAGAAAAATCAAGTCTCTAACACTTAATCTCTGGCCATATTTTCCTAATAGAAATCCAAACCCACTTCCCCCATTTTCACCAAAATCAAGTCTTTCTAATAGATATATGAAATATCGATGGTTAAAATGATCGTATATCATTTCTGTGTCCAGCTTACCAATTAGGCAATTGCTCCAAAAACACTGTTATCAAGTTTTCTATCAAGACATTCATTGGCAATAAACATGAAATAAGGGATTTGCCAATCTTCAACATTTAAGTGATCCAtgaacaccttttttttttttttttttggttaagtaaaGAGATTAGCCAACATCTTTGCCATAGGCACATAGACATTTCCAAGGTAATATGGTGAAAATCATTAATACTGACaccaccacttttttttttggaatcaaaGTGACATAAATAGCATTAAAGAGTTCATTAAAGAGTTCTCAAACTTGTGATTATAGAATTCCATTTCCCCAAAACTTAATCTCTGGCCAACATCCACTTCAGTATTAACATTCAATTTCACTATTCTCTAACACTTAATCTCTGGCCACCATCTCTGGTAGAAAACAATTTATCTCTTACCCTTTTCTCATTAACAGTTGCATTGcacattttctttctatttctttgcTTCAAATTCAGGTCCCCAAAAAGAAAGTTATTGGAACCCAATCCACCACTCTTATTGATCtgcatttttctttgtttacatTTTGATTTTCACATGGatttcttctaaattttgttCATTAATTTAGGCATTATTCTTATCTTTCACTTTTTATGATTAGGTTTGATTCTCACTTGGCAATTAGAGCTTTATTTTTACCAATTTGAGATCTATTAGTGCTTTTgggtaccctttttttttccaggctttatttcttttatcaatTACATTGACTCAGTTTCGGAATTTCATTGGGTTTTTGAGATTCGTTTAGTTGATGATAGAAATATGTGtgtttatttttgggtttggggttctagttatttttgtagttgggtttttatctctttttttctttagtaataCTCCTATTGGATGCTTCTTCATGCCCAAATGATTCAGAGGACCCTCTCTGAATTCACTTCAACTGAGTTGAGGTTTATACTTATATTTGTTCTTCATTCCCAAAAGATTTAGAGGATTCTTTCTTTGGTCGCACTTAATCTGCAAGAAATTCACTTCATGACTTCCTTTTTCTCTGTTTTAAATGGTTGATTGTGTGGATTTTCTATAATGGGTTGCGATCTAATATGATATTTGTTGGTATTACGTagttgttcaaatttttttcgtATCTCAACCATCTAAAGCCTTTTGGTGTATCTATTCCTTCCAAATTTCCAGGGTGACTGCTgacaaagagagagacaaagagagagtACGCATGCTACAAGAGGTAAGATGCATGCTACAGAAGACAATACAACATGAAGAGAAATTCCGCCATCTGCAGGAGTCAATGCTACATCAAGAGAAAATACTATTGCCTGTACAAGAGCCAGTACAACATCAACAAGAGACAATACTACAACAGGATATGGAGGAAATGCTTAAATCAGGCTTGAAGGAAGCGGACACTGTAAAATCAAGATTGCTAGTTTTGATTCAACAACTAAGTGGCCAGGTTATTACTTCTGTAcgcttttattataaatatattattttcttttaacgTAAATGTATAGTTTTATGCAGCATTTAGAGTTGTGTTATAATGTTAATTGAAGTTATTCACTGTATCGTTTAGGCTGAACACACGTTTAGTGGTGCTGCAGATCAAAGTTCAACACAAGTTAAACAAAGATCCTCTTTTGTAGGTCAAGAAATGTGACCTTGCGGTGGGAGTGAGATTTTGATGTGAAATTTTGTTATACTTGGAAAAAAGTAGAGTCTAAATTTGACACTGGTGGAATTTGTGATTGATATGAAAAGTAGTTTGTTGAATGTTTAGAAGTAATCTTTAGTGAATTTAGAGGAATTTGTATTATGAtaggatattatttattagatGGTTTGataagtttttcatttttagtaaaatcgggaaaaaagaagaagaaaatgatacTTTCTGTGACCGAACAAATTGCCTAAAATTATGGTTCATAATGATATAGGAAACTTGACAATTTACCCTCAATAgttgggccaaaatggcccattagcattaatttttgaaatatttagcaacagagcactgtttcggaaataattagggaagtaccactttttccgaaaacgccgctatagggcccgaaaacgtcactatagggcttaaaaaacgccactatagggccccttgaacctgttatggggacttacaaaaaaattttgcaggaaaacgccgctatagggcccaaaaacatcactatagggcttaaaaacgccactatagggccccttgaacctgttatggaacttgtaaaaaaaattttgcaggaaaacgccgctataggacccaaaaacgtcactatagggcttaaaaacgccactatagggccccttgaacctgttacgggacttgtaaaaaaattttgcaggaaaacgccgctatagggcccaaaaaagtggtatttccctaattatttccgaaacagtgctctgttgctaaatatttcaaaaattaatgctaatgggccattttggcccaatAGTTGCCTAAAAAGTTGTCCTCTTTCATTTTGAATTCTCTTCTTGATACCGAGTACCTCGTTTAGTATTCTTTATCTTGCCTAGTGTTCTTATTGACTAAAAAAGGATATAATGGTAGCCACTTTGGATCCAGTTACCATGGAGAATTTTGATTTCAGCTTCCCAAATCATCCATGTCTTACAactgaatatatataataatgatagGTGTCTCTGGCCTCAAGATCATCTCCTCTCTGATCCCTTTGTCGATGCACACAGGAGACATGCATAGCATGCTCTCCATTGTTCCATTGtttctaataattaataacagaGGTACAATAATATACTtccgattatatatatataaggtttcAAACTAGAAGATTGCCCACGCAGTGTGTGGATAATGCTGTAAGCTTTTATGTAAAATGGTTGTGGAAAtttttgtacatatattatagcataaATGGTAGATGTTTTCATTGCCAAAATCACCTACAATTATAGTAGAAACTTCAAAGCGTGTAGGCATATTTTGTTGCCTACCATCAGTTGATCATAAACCAATTAATTGCAAGCATACATTATGCATGTCAAACTCCTTGAACCTATCCTTTGTCATGCGAAATGTCTAAGGCATTGATCTTATGAAGCATCTTCAATAGTATTTTAACTGTTAAGGTTGCATAGCGATTCATGTCTAGGCAAAGCAACAAACACACTTTGATATTGTCAAGGCTCTTGAGTACAGCTGTACAGAATACTTGaccaataaatatataaataactaaAGCAAGCAGCTTCAATAATGGTTGAGCTAGACATGATTAAGcatatttaacaaattttttaaaaaggtgtaccagtataatatatttaacaatatttttagtaaGACAGAATATGTGTAGATTGTGGtgattattttaaaactttGCTTCCGAATAATACTTAACCCCTCAATaggtaaaagaaaataatttattaagattattttaaactggtataaataccAATTGACTgtaacaagttgttaaaaaaaataaaatattttattaagattatatctattccttcaattaaaaaactcaaattatctctcttcctttattattttaatgatttgtttatattattttgaatgaagtgataaaaaaaataaaaaataaaaaacatttgatattgggtATATTTTAAAGTGAcgtggtaaaataaataaaataactttttgaggTATTAAAAGCTCAAATTTGTTACAATACCACCATGAATACTCTAACTtcgacccaaaaaaaaaaaaaaaaatcctagccaacctagtattaaaaaaacatttttttttgtttttgtttttttgtctttgttggtaaatgGTTACATTTCAATGTACTTAGAAATAacaattttgtgtatttataactttgtaatactatatggatgcctattagagtttttttttttttaatactccGGCCCTCGCTAACTTAAAATCCTAAGTCCATCTCTGCagaaaaagtaatttcagtgataggattaaattagaaccaataacaacttgtcatttaaACTTCATTGTCAAAATGTTacgaaaatattgtggacgtagcactaataaaaaattatccaaacaaacaaattagccTAAAAGCCcaaattaaatgtttaattttgattttttaaattgtgttttctaAAGGCATATCTtaaaatcactatttttttaaaacgcACATTTTCAAATAGCTAGTCTATTAATGCTTGCTTTAATCTTTAGTTAAGtttgttggatttatgtgaTACATGCATATGCACTAAAATAATACTTGGATACAATATTGAACAATATAATGGTTGAATGCCTAAATTGAATATGTTGAACGAATTTATagtttatcttttattcttttactagCACTATGGACAAATTTCTTATAAAGAAGTCACTTATATTACAAGATTCACCTTCGAAACAAATTTGTATTTacttaaataattttcttttagacCTTAAGCTATAAGAAAATGTCTCATCTTTTCATATAAATGATCAAGATGAAATAAAACTAGTATATTTACAAAGAGGCTTTTTTCAACCTTTTGACCATAAGTtcctttaaaaagaaattagtgGAGTATTGCATCGATTTAATcctaaactttatgtatttgcacttttgtttttttgtgaagtcaatatatttaagttttatttaattaaattttgtttaatttaagacTTTTAATgaccatcctaaaaaaaattcttagagcCACCATTGCTTTGCCAGGAGCTTATCCGTAGTGTGCATTTAAATTTGAAAGGGGAAGTGaaagagttttttgttttttgttttgtctagAAGAAGTGAAGAGttaggagagagaaataagtGAATTGATTTTTGCTAAAGCAATAATTGCTAAACATAAACGCTgcattgttttaatttttgaagttgGAATGAAACAATATCGTTTCAAAAGGTTTCCCAAAAAGCAAAAGGGGTAGAATTTTGTTAGTAATGAGAATTTTGGTCATATTAGGTCCACTTCATTCCAtctggtcttattcggtcctattcagtccactttgggtccagtccactttggttcatTTGGTCTTATCCAGTCCATTCGGTCTAATTTGGTCATTCTTGGTCCACTatggtccaattcggtccatttggtCAAATTCGGTCGTATTcaatccactttggtcctaCTTGGTCAATTATGTTCAATTCAGTCCACGTCGGTCCGTTT includes the following:
- the LOC115987852 gene encoding F-box/kelch-repeat protein At3g23880-like isoform X3; protein product: MSDYLPEEVVLEILHRVPVKSLIRFRCVSKSWNSLITNPNFINSHLTQSLSLSPNSNKLIVRHCTSRPNIEHYKLFHDNNDSSFEQIQQLEFPLTTRRIHHFMLVGYVNGLFSFHEQDRFILWNPSVRKFITLPKPRISAKTHGHVSTHLALGFDPKTNDYKVVSLAFPCSSHRLPEIPMVEVYSLSQGSWRITNAGDSFPPWTSFNNYLVPEASLNGAVHFAAHHGNTLSPLVLSFDLGDEAFRVISVPNGAFSGRDDVHTSVLGGLLSLLCHDAHKDTVNKRCSIWVMKEYGVVDSWTKLFTVDLNGEIVRVLGLRKNGHILVHTNVPGDWELSSYDPVSQQVKKLGICGRQYYFCVDNYMENLVLLDKPNDVVSRRGRKRKCRVTADKERDKERVRMLQEVRCMLQKTIQHEEKFRHLQESMLHQEKILLPVQEPVQHQQETILQQDMEEMLKSGLKEADTVKSRLLVLIQQLSGQHLELCYNVN
- the LOC115987852 gene encoding F-box/kelch-repeat protein At3g23880-like isoform X2, producing MSDYLPEEVVLEILHRVPVKSLIRFRCVSKSWNSLITNPNFINSHLTQSLSLSPNSNKLIVRHCTSRPNIEHYKLFHDNNDSSFEQIQQLEFPLTTRRIHHFMLVGYVNGLFSFHEQDRFILWNPSVRKFITLPKPRISAKTHGHVSTHLALGFDPKTNDYKVVSLAFPCSSHRLPEIPMVEVYSLSQGSWRITNAGDSFPPWTSFNNYLVPEASLNGAVHFAAHHGNTLSPLVLSFDLGDEAFRVISVPNGAFSGRDDVHTSVLGGLLSLLCHDAHKDTVNKRCSIWVMKEYGVVDSWTKLFTVDLNGEIVRVLGLRKNGHILVHTNVPGDWELSSYDPVSQQVKKLGICGRQYYFCVDNYMENLVLLDKPNDVVSRRGRKRKCRVTADKERDKERVRMLQEVRCMLQKTIQHEEKFRHLQESMLHQEKILLPVQEPVQHQQETILQQDMEEMLKSGLKEADTVKSRLLVLIQQLSGQIKVQHKLNKDPLL
- the LOC115987852 gene encoding F-box/kelch-repeat protein At3g23880-like isoform X1, which translates into the protein MSDYLPEEVVLEILHRVPVKSLIRFRCVSKSWNSLITNPNFINSHLTQSLSLSPNSNKLIVRHCTSRPNIEHYKLFHDNNDSSFEQIQQLEFPLTTRRIHHFMLVGYVNGLFSFHEQDRFILWNPSVRKFITLPKPRISAKTHGHVSTHLALGFDPKTNDYKVVSLAFPCSSHRLPEIPMVEVYSLSQGSWRITNAGDSFPPWTSFNNYLVPEASLNGAVHFAAHHGNTLSPLVLSFDLGDEAFRVISVPNGAFSGRDDVHTSVLGGLLSLLCHDAHKDTVNKRCSIWVMKEYGVVDSWTKLFTVDLNGEIVRVLGLRKNGHILVHTNVPGDWELSSYDPVSQQVKKLGICGRQYYFCVDNYMENLVLLDKPNDVVSRRGRKRKCRVTADKERDKERVRMLQEVRCMLQKTIQHEEKFRHLQESMLHQEKILLPVQEPVQHQQETILQQDMEEMLKSGLKEADTVKSRLLVLIQQLSGQAEHTFSGAADQSSTQVKQRSSFVGQEM